One stretch of Zingiber officinale cultivar Zhangliang chromosome 6B, Zo_v1.1, whole genome shotgun sequence DNA includes these proteins:
- the LOC121989553 gene encoding uncharacterized protein LOC121989553, translating to MKRKELEEGYDEFMDFSLSSPARKIRRLDASELPPTMGLVETASAMTFDDPVSCVSDIVMPSWESVHEDDSPPYPSYNEERAIVLYKPVESPLFLSPGSTDLSLRVASHFIPCLKNHVLNPGNQRLHAEEEETEADSSSLAIVPWAPSQAAMAFSGFALEPMEAEDAEVTPMQVEDTRQATGYSEGGEGFQQVPQHCMTPQLLPSLFTC from the exons ATGAAGCGCAAGGAGTTGGAAGAGGGGTACGACGAGTTTATGGATTTCTCGCTTTCGTCACCGGCGAGGAAGATACGAAGATTG GATGCCAGTGAGTTGCCACCGACCATGGGATTGGTTGAGACAGCATCCGCCATGACGTTCGATGACCCTGTTTCTTGTGTTAGCGATATTGTCATGCCGAGTTGGGAATCTGTTCACGAGGATGACTCACCTCCATATCCTTCCTACAACGAGGAGAGAGCTATCGTTCTTTACAAGCCCGTGGAATCACCACTATTCTTGTCCCCTGGTTCAACAGATCTTTCTCTTCGTGTCGCCTCGCACTTCATTCCCTGTCTCAAAA ATCATGTATTGAATCCGGGGAACCAGAGGCTTCATGCGGAGGAAGAGGAGACAGAAGCTGACTCCAGCTCCTTAGCTATTGTTCCATGGGCGCCATCCCAAGCTGCCATGGCTTTCAGTGGGTTCGCACTTGAGCCGATGGAGGCTGAAGACGCCGAAGTCACGCCCATGCAAGTCGAGGATACGAGGCAAGCAACTGGATACAGTGAGGGAGGGGAAGGATTCCAACAGGTGCCTCAGCACTGCATGACCCCTCAGCTCCTTCCTAGTCTGTTTACATGTTAG
- the LOC121989555 gene encoding uncharacterized protein LOC121989555 isoform X2: MEFLKARRFSLPRFGKLTGREDPDHECDRSSESKEETLDAMPKPTSAAGPASDGDEGEDDDDFITNEVKRRLEQLRKNGFLVLIPEEECPEEEEEEEEEESSSSGWRESDMGDAYPNYGFDKMHDEYTQRMLFFDKCIAEHLKEAESLGMPNQSRRPTSKEIALGLRNISLKRQDEHTKECEYLQQLDQDDPCQNLEAAYVAQVSLSWEALHCQYLQLNQRILMQSEHFGSYGYAAQAFQQFQVLLQRFVENEPFDQGSRVDIYANSRSLQSKFLQVPNFLGLEKRENVDDYLDEPVLATELIKIIGDSILTFLHFLNIDKKKTSSFFWAHSPRGSLQQVRASLEK; the protein is encoded by the exons ATGGAATTCCTTAAAGCGAGAAGATTTTCCCTTCCTCGCTTTGGTAAGCTCACGGGGAGAGAAGATCCGGATCACGAGTGTGATCGGTCGTCGGAGTCAAAAGAAGAGACGTTGGACGCAATGCCGAAGCCTACCTCTGCCGCTGGTCCTGCTTCGGACGGGGACGAGGGTGAGGACGACGATGATTTCATCACGAATGAGGTGAAGCGGCGGCTGGAGCAGCTGAGGAAGAACGGCTTCTTGGTTCTTATACCGGAAGAAGAGTGCccggaggaagaggaagaagaagaagaggaggagagtagcTCGAGTGGGTGGAGGGAGTCGGACATGGGTGATGCTTATCCAAACTATGGGTTTGATAAAATGCACGATGAGTACACTCAAAGGATGCTGTTCTTCGACAAATGCATCGCCGAACATCTCAAAGAAGCTG AATCTTTGGGCATGCCAAACCAGTCTCGAAGACCTACGTCAAAGGAAATAGCTTTGGGCCTCCGCAACATCTCCTTAAAGAGGCAAGATGAACATACAAAGGAATGTGAGTACCTGCAGCAACTGGATCAAGACGATCCGTGCCAAAATTTAGAAGCTGCCTATGTTGCTCAAGTCTCTTTAAGTTGGGAAGCACTTCATTGTCAGTACTTGCAACTCAACCAGAGGATATTGATGCAGTCTGAGCATTTTGGCTCCTATGGCTATGCAGCACAAGCATTTCAGCAGTTCCAGGTATTATTGCAGAGATTTGTTGAGAATGAGCCTTTCGACCAAGGATCCAGAGTGGATATTTATGCCAACTCTCGGAGTCTGCAATCTAAGTTTCTTCAAGTCCCAAATTTCCTAG gtttggaaaagagagaaaatgtgGATGATTATTTGGATGAGCCAGTTCTGGCTACCGAACTCATTAAGATAATTGGGGATTCAATCTTAACATTCCTCCACTTTCTGAATATAGACAAGAAAAAAACTAGCAGTTTCTTTTGGGCTCATAGCCCTCGAGGCTCCCTTCAACAAGTTCGAGCTTCACTTGAAAAG TAA
- the LOC121989552 gene encoding splicing factor 3B subunit 1-like has translation MDNLDAEIAKAQEERRKMEDVAMLTSVTFDADLYGAGPDRFEGYERSIAVNDDEEEQDGDSRELARRMASYTGPKSLKEIPRAGADGDEDSGFKKPQRIIDREDDYRRRRLQRIISPDRNDPFASGEATPDPAVRTYADVMREQALQRQKEDILKEIAKKKEEEKSKAAAEPAPAAQKRRNRWDQSQEPDDGPVKKAKPSSVSSDWDAPDSTPGIGRWDATPTPGRVADATPSVSRRNRWDETPTPGRLADADATPTAGGVTPGATPAGMTWDATPKLSGLATPTPKRQRSRWDETPATMGSATPLPGAATPAAAFTPGVTPVGGVDLATPTPGAINLRGAMTPEQFNLLRWERDIEERNRPLTDEELDAMFPQEGYKILNPPASYVPIRTPARKLLATPTPMGTPLYSIPEENRGQQFDVPKEAPGGLPFMKQEDYQYFGALLNEEEEEQLSPEEQKERKIMKLLLKVKNGTPPQRKTALRQLTDKAREFGAGPLFNKILPLLMQPTLEDQERHLLVKVIDRVLYKLDELVRPFVHKILVVIEPLLIDEDYYARAEGREIISNLSKAAGLATMIAAMRPDIDNIDEYVRNTTARAFSVVASALGIPALLPFLKAVCQSKKSWQARHTGIKIVQQIAILMGCAVLPHLRSLVEIIEHGLSDENQKVRTITALSLAALAEASAPYGIESFDSVLKPLWKGIRSHRGKVLAAFLKAIGFIIPLMDAVYASYYTKEVMIILIREFQSPDEEMKKIVLKVVKQCVSTEGVEADYIRNDILPEFFRNFWVRRMALDRRNYKQLVETTVEIANKVGVADIVGRIVEDLKDESEPYRRMVMETIEKVVANLGASDIDARLEELLIDGILYAFQEQTSDDANVMLNGFGAVVNALGQKVKPYLPQICGTIKWRLNNKSAKVRQQAADLISRIAIIMKQCKEEQLMGHLGVVLYEYLGEEYPEVLGSILGALKAIVNVIGMTKMTPPIKDLLPRLTPILKNRHEKVQENCIDLVGRIADRGAEFVPAREWMRICFELLEMLKAHKKGIRRATVNTFGYIAKAIGPQDVLATLLNNLKVQERQNRVCTTVAIAIVAETCSPFTVLPALMNEYRVPELNVQNGVLKSLSFLFEYIGEMGKDYIYAVTPLLEDALMDRDLVHRQTAASAVKHMALGVAGLGCEDALVHLLNYVWPNIFETSPHVINAVMEAVEGMRVALGAAVILNYCLQGLFHPARKVREVYWKIYNSLYIGSQDALVAAYPTLEDDGNNLYSRPELAMFV, from the coding sequence ATGGATAACTTGGATGCGGAGATCGCCAAGGCTCAAGAGGAACGACGGAAGATGGAAGATGTCGCCATGCTCACCTCCGTCACCTTCGACGCCGACCTTTATGGTGCGGGTCCTGACCGTTTCGAGGGCTACGAGCGCTCTATCGCTGTTAACGACGATGAGGAGGAGCAGGACGGTGACAGCCGCGAGCTAGCCCGTCGGATGGCCTCTTACACCGGCCCTAAGTCTCTTAAGGAGATCCCCAGGGCAGGGGCAGATGGCGACGAGGATTCTGGATTTAAGAAGCCCCAGAGGATCATCGACCGGGAGGATGACTACCGGCGCCGGAGGCTTCAGAGGATCATTTCGCCTGATAGGAACGATCCGTTTGCTTCTGGGGAAGCTACGCCGGACCCTGCGGTTAGGACATATGCTGATGTGATGAGGGAACAGGCCTTGCAGCGGCAGAAGGAGGATATTTTGAAGGAGATAgctaagaagaaggaggaggagaagagcaaGGCTGCTGCTGAGCCAGCCCCTGCAGCGCAAAAGAGGAGGAACAGGTGGGACCAGTCGCAGGAGCCTGATGACGGTCCagttaagaaggcaaagcccagCTCGGTGTCTTCGGATTGGGATGCTCCCGATTCCACCCCTGGGATCGGGCGGTGGGATGCAACACCGACACCAGGGAGGGTTGCAGATGCGACACCCTCCGTCTCTCGCAGAAACAGATGGGATGAAACTCCTACACCCGGGAGACTTGCTGACGCTGatgcaactcctaccgcaggtggtGTCACCCCTGGTGCTACGCCAGCTGGTATGACATGGGATGCTACCCCCAAGCTTTCTGGGCTTGCAACACCAACGCCTAAGCGCCAAAGATCGAGATGGGATGAGACTCCTGCTACAATGGGCAGTGCCACACCATTACCGGGCGCTGCGACTCCTGCTGCTGCTTTCACCCCTGGTGTTACTCCTGTTGGCGGTGTTGATCTTGCGACTCCAACCCCTGGTGCAATAAACCTTCGAGGTGCCATGACTCCGGAACAGTTTAATCTGTTGCGGTGGGAAAGGGACATTGAAGAGAGAAATAGACCGTTGACAGATGAGGAGCTGGATGCTATGTTCCCACAGGAAGGGTACAAGATATTGAATCCGCCTGCATCCTATGTTCCGATCAGGACTCCCGCAAGGAAGCTCTTAGCTACTCCTACTCCAATGGGTACGCCACTTTATTCAATACCAGAAGAGAACCGTGGGCAACAGTTTGATGTCCCAAAGGAGGCACCTGGGGGTTTGCCGTTCATGAAACAAGAGGATTACCAATACTTTGGGGCTCTACTGaatgaagaagaggaggaacaGCTTTCTCCTGAAGAGCAGAAGGAAAGAAAGATCATGAAGCTATTGCTGAAGGTGAAGAATGGTACTCCACCACAGAGGAAAACAGCCTTGCGACAACTTACGGATAAGGCTAGAGAGTTTGGAGCTGGTCCACTGTTCAACAAGATCCTGCCTTTGCTCATGCAGCCAACTCTTGAAGATCAAGAGCGCCATCTTTTGGTAAAAGTTATTGACAGGGTTCTATATAAGTTGGATGAGCTGGTCAGGCCCTTTGTTCATAAGATTCTTGTGGTTATAGAGCCTCTTCTAATTGATGAGGATTATTATGCCCGTGCTGAAGGAAGAGAGATAATCTCCAACCTCAGTAAAGCAGCTGGTCTTGCAACTATGATTGCTGCCATGAGGCCTGATATTGATAACATTGATGAGTATGTGAGGAATACGACAGCACGAGCTTTCAGTGTGGTGGCGTCTGCTTTGGGAATTCCTGCTTTGTTACCATTTCTGAAGGCTGTTTGTCAGAGTAAGAAATCTTGGCAAGCACGGCACACTGGGATTAAGATTGTCCAGCAGATTGCTATTCTCATGGGATGTGCTGTGTTGCCACATCTTAGGTCTCTAGTGGAAATTATAGAGCATGGTCTTAGTGATGAGAACCAAAAAGTGAGAACCATTACTGCCTTGTCACTAGCAGCACTTGCAGAAGCATCTGCTCCATATGGTATTGAAAGCTTTGATTCAGTGTTGAAACCTTTATGGAAGGGTATCAGATCTCATCGTGGAAAGGTTCTTGCTGCCTTCCTGAAGGCAATTGGTTTTATTATCCCTCTGATGGATGCTGTTTATGCAAGTTACTATACTAAAGAAGTCATGATTATCCTTATCCGTGAGTTCCAATCACCTGATGAAGAAATGAAGAAGATTGTGCTAAAAGTTGTCAAGCAGTGTGTCAGTACAGAAGGGGTAGAGGCTGACTATATCCGCAATGATATTCTTCCTGAGTTTTTCAGGAATTTCTGGGTTAGGAGGATGGCACTTGACCGCAGGAACTACAAGCAGCTTGTGGAGACAACTGTAGAAATTGCAAATAAGGTTGGTGTGGCAGATATTGTAGGAAGGATAGTGGAGGATCTCAAAGATGAGAGCGAACCTTATAGGCGTATGGTGATGGAGACAATTGAAAAGGTGGTGGCTAACCTAGGAGCATCAGATATTGATGCTAGATTAGAAGAACTTCTTATAGATGGGATCTTGTATGCCTTCCAGGAGCAGACGAGTGATGATGCAAATGTTATGCTTAATGGATTTGGTGCAGTGGTTAATGCTTTAGGCCAGAAGGTCAAGCCTTATCTTCCCCAGATTTGTGGTACCATAAAGTGGCGTTTGAAcaacaagagtgccaaagttagGCAGCAAGCTGCAGACCTGATATCACGGATTGCCATTATCATGAAGCAGTGCAAGGAAGAGCAACTGATGGGTCATCTGGGTGTTGTCCTGTATGAGTATCTGGGAGAAGAATACCCTGAAGTCTTAGGTTCCATCCTGGGAGCACTTAAAGCTATAGTCAATGTCATTGGTATGACTAAGATGACACCACCTATTAAGGACCTACTTCCTCGTCTGACACCAATCTTGAAGAACAGACATGAGAAGGTGCAGGAGAATTGCATTGACCTTGTTGGCAGAATTGCAGATCGAGGAGCAGAATTTGTGCCAGCTAGGGAGTGGATGAGGATTTGTTTTGAGCTTCTTGAGATGTTGAAGGCTCACAAGAAGGGGATCAGAAGAGCTACTGTTAACACTTTTGGTTATATTGCCAAGGCAATTGGGCCACAAGATGTTCTTGCAACACTTTTGAACAATTTGAAAGTGCAGGAGCGTCAAAATCGTGTATGCACTACCGTGGCTATTGCAATAGTTGCTGAAACATGCTCTCCTTTTACTGTTCTGCCAGCTCTTATGAATGAGTACCGTGTTCCTGAGTTGAATGTACAGAATGGTGTTCTTAAATCTCTCTCATTCCTCTTTGAGTACATAGGTGAGATGGGTAAAGACTATATATATGCTGTTACACCACTGTTGGAGGATGCTTTGATGGACAGGGATCTGGTTCATCGTCAGACTGCTGCATCTGCTGTTAAGCACATGGCTTTGGGAGTTGCTGGTTTGGGTTGTGAGGATGCACTTGTTCATTTGCTTAATTATGTCTGGCCCAACATTTTTGAGACTTCTCCTCATGTTATTAATGCTGTAATGGAAGCTGTTGAAGGGATGAGAGTTGCACTTGGTGCAGCTGTTATTCTGAATTATTGCCTTCAGGGCTTATTTCACCCTGCAAGGAAAGTTAGGGAGGTCTACTGGAAAATCTACAATTCACTTTACATTGGATCCCAAGATGCTTTAGTAGCTGCTTATCCCACACTAGAAGATGACGGAAATAATTTGTATAGCCGACCAGAACTTGCAATGTTTGTCTGA
- the LOC121989555 gene encoding uncharacterized protein LOC121989555 isoform X1: MEFLKARRFSLPRFGKLTGREDPDHECDRSSESKEETLDAMPKPTSAAGPASDGDEGEDDDDFITNEVKRRLEQLRKNGFLVLIPEEECPEEEEEEEEEESSSSGWRESDMGDAYPNYGFDKMHDEYTQRMLFFDKCIAEHLKEAESLGMPNQSRRPTSKEIALGLRNISLKRQDEHTKECEYLQQLDQDDPCQNLEAAYVAQVSLSWEALHCQYLQLNQRILMQSEHFGSYGYAAQAFQQFQVLLQRFVENEPFDQGSRVDIYANSRSLQSKFLQVPNFLGLEKRENVDDYLDEPVLATELIKIIGDSILTFLHFLNIDKKKTSSFFWAHSPRGSLQQVRASLEKKEMKVKELFKRKRAWRKKAWPSTKEEVELLFALIDIKVISRVLRMAHLSKEQLLWCEEKMSKLVLSDNKLCRDVSPLLFPC; the protein is encoded by the exons ATGGAATTCCTTAAAGCGAGAAGATTTTCCCTTCCTCGCTTTGGTAAGCTCACGGGGAGAGAAGATCCGGATCACGAGTGTGATCGGTCGTCGGAGTCAAAAGAAGAGACGTTGGACGCAATGCCGAAGCCTACCTCTGCCGCTGGTCCTGCTTCGGACGGGGACGAGGGTGAGGACGACGATGATTTCATCACGAATGAGGTGAAGCGGCGGCTGGAGCAGCTGAGGAAGAACGGCTTCTTGGTTCTTATACCGGAAGAAGAGTGCccggaggaagaggaagaagaagaagaggaggagagtagcTCGAGTGGGTGGAGGGAGTCGGACATGGGTGATGCTTATCCAAACTATGGGTTTGATAAAATGCACGATGAGTACACTCAAAGGATGCTGTTCTTCGACAAATGCATCGCCGAACATCTCAAAGAAGCTG AATCTTTGGGCATGCCAAACCAGTCTCGAAGACCTACGTCAAAGGAAATAGCTTTGGGCCTCCGCAACATCTCCTTAAAGAGGCAAGATGAACATACAAAGGAATGTGAGTACCTGCAGCAACTGGATCAAGACGATCCGTGCCAAAATTTAGAAGCTGCCTATGTTGCTCAAGTCTCTTTAAGTTGGGAAGCACTTCATTGTCAGTACTTGCAACTCAACCAGAGGATATTGATGCAGTCTGAGCATTTTGGCTCCTATGGCTATGCAGCACAAGCATTTCAGCAGTTCCAGGTATTATTGCAGAGATTTGTTGAGAATGAGCCTTTCGACCAAGGATCCAGAGTGGATATTTATGCCAACTCTCGGAGTCTGCAATCTAAGTTTCTTCAAGTCCCAAATTTCCTAG gtttggaaaagagagaaaatgtgGATGATTATTTGGATGAGCCAGTTCTGGCTACCGAACTCATTAAGATAATTGGGGATTCAATCTTAACATTCCTCCACTTTCTGAATATAGACAAGAAAAAAACTAGCAGTTTCTTTTGGGCTCATAGCCCTCGAGGCTCCCTTCAACAAGTTCGAGCTTCACTTGAAAAG AAGGAGATGAAAGTAAAGGAGCTGTTTAAAAGGAAGAGAGCATGGAGGAAGAAAGCTTGGCCCTCAACCAAGGAAGAAGTGGAGTTGCTATTCGCGCTAATAGACATCAAAGTCATATCAAGGGTTCTCAGGATGGCGCATCTCAGCAAGGAGCAGCTGTTATGGTGCGAAGAAAAGATGAGCAAGCTTGTTCTTTCAgacaataaattatgcagagatGTTTCTCCACTCCTCTTTCCATGTTGA